A segment of the bacterium genome:
GAAGCCCGCAGCGGATACCATTCGGTCTCGAGCAATACCCTCGACGAGATCCTGGACTGGCAAGAGGCTGGATAGCATCGCTCCACAGCCTTGTCATTCTGAGCGCAGCGAAGAATCCCATCGGTTCGGTCTTCGCTCTCAAATACTCCACAAGTCCCACGAGAGATCTCGCCACTCCGGGTTCTGCTCCTCGATCAACCGCAGCTTCTTTGAACGCAGCCAGCCCTTGATCTGCTTCTCGCGTAGCAGCGCATCACGAACCCGTGCGAATCCCTCTAGCCGCACCAGGTGGTGAATGTGGTATCGCTTCGTGAACTCAGAACCCTCTCCACGTCTATGCGCCAGCATTCTCTGCCTTGGGTTCGAGGTCACACCCACGTAAAGCGTTCGTGAGCGGCTTGCGAGGATGTAAACAAAGAACCGTCTGGCCACACCCCAGTGGACGCGCTCGACGCAGACGTTCTGGCGGAAGGGACTAGATTCTTCGCTTCGCTCAGAATGACTGGGCGCGAGAGAGTCGCGTGAACTGCCGATCCTAGACCCCGCCGAGCTCCGTCTCCACCGCCTGTTCAGGCCGATCCTAGACCACGCCTGCCGTCTCGGCGTCCGCCGCGCCGGCCGCCGATTCGGCCACCAACCGACCCATTTCCCGCGACAGCATCCTCTCCACCCCGATCACGCCCGACTCGATCCAGCGGTGCTCACCCTCCATGACCTTGACGCCGAGCTTGTACTGCATGACGTCGTCGTTGTGCCACAGATCCTGGAAGAGCCGCTTGACCTTGCGCCGGGAGATCCGGCCGAACATGTCAGCCAGCGTCGCCGCATGCTCTGCGTC
Coding sequences within it:
- a CDS encoding GIY-YIG nuclease family protein, with translation MARRFFVYILASRSRTLYVGVTSNPRQRMLAHRRGEGSEFTKRYHIHHLVRLEGFARVRDALLREKQIKGWLRSKKLRLIEEQNPEWRDLSWDLWSI